The proteins below are encoded in one region of Glandiceps talaboti chromosome 17, keGlaTala1.1, whole genome shotgun sequence:
- the LOC144448330 gene encoding uncharacterized protein LOC144448330 isoform X3, translating into MSRYRSYSRSRSRSRSRSPRRDRYSSGGGRRNSRHSRSRSPDEGYRVYVGDLGIDCSKKEIEKAFSKYGRLSEVWVARNPPCFAFIVFDKRDDAEEAVRDMDGRLLCGGRVRVSLARPRTRGRGRRGYDPNLRCYQCGERGHFSRDCRSRRRPWPGRTREVRNRVNNISIQSWSRSRSRDRHRRSRSRSRSRSRSRDRRRSRKSYSKERNVSRSKSRSRSRSRTPRSPIARKSRTSDIDMHCHDVERPGSRSRSFKSSSKSPRKRRSESDSPRRDIDISPDRRSPMVITEEEQRTIIQIHENGSSPQ; encoded by the exons ATGAGTCGGTACAGGTCCTATTCCCGTTCTCGGTCAAGGTCTAGATCTCGGTCTCCAAGAAGGGATCGTTACAGTTCAGGCGGGGGGCGTCGAAACTCTCGGCATTCTCGGTCCAGAAGCCCAGATGAGGGTTATAGGGTGTATGTCGGCGATCTAGGAATAGATTGTtcaaagaaagaaatagaaaaaGCCTTTTCAAAGTATGGTCGATTAAGTGAAGTATGGGTTGCAAGAAATCCACCATGCTTTGCTTTTATTGTTTTTGACAAGAGAGATGATGCTGAAGAAGCTGTGAGAGACATGGATGGAAG GCTACTATGTGGTGGCAGGGTCAGAGTAAGTCTTGCACGACCTCGTACTCGTGGTCGGGGTCGTAGAGGCTATGATCCAAATCTACGTTGTTATCAGTGTGGTGAGCGAGGGCATTTCTCTCGTGATTGCCGTTCTCGTAGACG ACCATGGCCAGGAAGAACACGGGAAGTAAGAAACAG AGTAAATAACATCTCAATCCAAAG CTGGTCACGTTCACGATCTAGAGATCGGCACAGAAGGTCTCGCAGTAGAAGTCGTAGCAGAAGTAGAAGCAGGGACAG GCGGAGGAGTAGGAAGAGTTACAGTAAAGAAAG GAATGTATCACGCAGTAAATCCAGATCCAGGTCTCGTTCACGAACACCAAGATCTCCTATAGCAAGGAAAAG cagaaccagtgacatagacatgcattgtcatgatgtagaacgaccagg AAGCAGGTCTCGGTCCTTCAAAAGTTCAAGCAAGAGTCCACGAAAGAGAAG GAGTGAATCCGATTCGCCACGAAGAGACATTGACATCAGTCCTGATAGAAG ATCCCCTATGGTGATTACCGAAGAAGAACAACGAAcaattatacaaatacatgAAAACGGTTCTTCACCTCAATAA
- the LOC144448330 gene encoding uncharacterized protein LOC144448330 isoform X5 — protein sequence MFSTGLKLMSRYRSYSRSRSRSRSRSPRRDRYSSGGGRRNSRHSRSRSPDEGYRVYVGDLGIDCSKKEIEKAFSKYGRLSEVWVARNPPCFAFIVFDKRDDAEEAVRDMDGRLLCGGRVRVSLARPRTRGRGRRGYDPNLRCYQCGERGHFSRDCRSRRRPWPGRTREVRNRVNNISIQSWSRSRSRDRHRRSRSRSRSRSRSRDRRRSRKSYSKERNVSRSKSRSRSRSRTPRSPIARKRSRSRSFKSSSKSPRKRRSESDSPRRDIDISPDRRSPMVITEEEQRTIIQIHENGSSPQ from the exons ATGTTCAGTACAGG ATTAAAACTCATGAGTCGGTACAGGTCCTATTCCCGTTCTCGGTCAAGGTCTAGATCTCGGTCTCCAAGAAGGGATCGTTACAGTTCAGGCGGGGGGCGTCGAAACTCTCGGCATTCTCGGTCCAGAAGCCCAGATGAGGGTTATAGGGTGTATGTCGGCGATCTAGGAATAGATTGTtcaaagaaagaaatagaaaaaGCCTTTTCAAAGTATGGTCGATTAAGTGAAGTATGGGTTGCAAGAAATCCACCATGCTTTGCTTTTATTGTTTTTGACAAGAGAGATGATGCTGAAGAAGCTGTGAGAGACATGGATGGAAG GCTACTATGTGGTGGCAGGGTCAGAGTAAGTCTTGCACGACCTCGTACTCGTGGTCGGGGTCGTAGAGGCTATGATCCAAATCTACGTTGTTATCAGTGTGGTGAGCGAGGGCATTTCTCTCGTGATTGCCGTTCTCGTAGACG ACCATGGCCAGGAAGAACACGGGAAGTAAGAAACAG AGTAAATAACATCTCAATCCAAAG CTGGTCACGTTCACGATCTAGAGATCGGCACAGAAGGTCTCGCAGTAGAAGTCGTAGCAGAAGTAGAAGCAGGGACAG GCGGAGGAGTAGGAAGAGTTACAGTAAAGAAAG GAATGTATCACGCAGTAAATCCAGATCCAGGTCTCGTTCACGAACACCAAGATCTCCTATAGCAAGGAAAAG AAGCAGGTCTCGGTCCTTCAAAAGTTCAAGCAAGAGTCCACGAAAGAGAAG GAGTGAATCCGATTCGCCACGAAGAGACATTGACATCAGTCCTGATAGAAG ATCCCCTATGGTGATTACCGAAGAAGAACAACGAAcaattatacaaatacatgAAAACGGTTCTTCACCTCAATAA
- the LOC144448330 gene encoding uncharacterized protein LOC144448330 isoform X6 has protein sequence MFSTGLKLMSRYRSYSRSRSRSRSRSPRRDRYSSGGGRRNSRHSRSRSPDEGYRVYVGDLGIDCSKKEIEKAFSKYGRLSEVWVARNPPCFAFIVFDKRDDAEEAVRDMDGRLLCGGRVRVSLARPRTRGRGRRGYDPNLRCYQCGERGHFSRDCRSRRRWSRSRSRDRHRRSRSRSRSRSRSRDRRRSRKSYSKERNVSRSKSRSRSRSRTPRSPIARKSRTSDIDMHCHDVERPGSRSRSFKSSSKSPRKRRSESDSPRRDIDISPDRRSPMVITEEEQRTIIQIHENGSSPQ, from the exons ATGTTCAGTACAGG ATTAAAACTCATGAGTCGGTACAGGTCCTATTCCCGTTCTCGGTCAAGGTCTAGATCTCGGTCTCCAAGAAGGGATCGTTACAGTTCAGGCGGGGGGCGTCGAAACTCTCGGCATTCTCGGTCCAGAAGCCCAGATGAGGGTTATAGGGTGTATGTCGGCGATCTAGGAATAGATTGTtcaaagaaagaaatagaaaaaGCCTTTTCAAAGTATGGTCGATTAAGTGAAGTATGGGTTGCAAGAAATCCACCATGCTTTGCTTTTATTGTTTTTGACAAGAGAGATGATGCTGAAGAAGCTGTGAGAGACATGGATGGAAG GCTACTATGTGGTGGCAGGGTCAGAGTAAGTCTTGCACGACCTCGTACTCGTGGTCGGGGTCGTAGAGGCTATGATCCAAATCTACGTTGTTATCAGTGTGGTGAGCGAGGGCATTTCTCTCGTGATTGCCGTTCTCGTAGACG CTGGTCACGTTCACGATCTAGAGATCGGCACAGAAGGTCTCGCAGTAGAAGTCGTAGCAGAAGTAGAAGCAGGGACAG GCGGAGGAGTAGGAAGAGTTACAGTAAAGAAAG GAATGTATCACGCAGTAAATCCAGATCCAGGTCTCGTTCACGAACACCAAGATCTCCTATAGCAAGGAAAAG cagaaccagtgacatagacatgcattgtcatgatgtagaacgaccagg AAGCAGGTCTCGGTCCTTCAAAAGTTCAAGCAAGAGTCCACGAAAGAGAAG GAGTGAATCCGATTCGCCACGAAGAGACATTGACATCAGTCCTGATAGAAG ATCCCCTATGGTGATTACCGAAGAAGAACAACGAAcaattatacaaatacatgAAAACGGTTCTTCACCTCAATAA
- the LOC144448330 gene encoding uncharacterized protein LOC144448330 isoform X2 — protein sequence MFSTGLKLMSRYRSYSRSRSRSRSRSPRRDRYSSGGGRRNSRHSRSRSPDEGYRVYVGDLGIDCSKKEIEKAFSKYGRLSEVWVARNPPCFAFIVFDKRDDAEEAVRDMDGRLLCGGRVRVSLARPRTRGRGRRGYDPNLRCYQCGERGHFSRDCRSRRRPWPGRTREVRNSWSRSRSRDRHRRSRSRSRSRSRSRDRRRSRKSYSKERNVSRSKSRSRSRSRTPRSPIARKSRTSDIDMHCHDVERPGSRSRSFKSSSKSPRKRRSESDSPRRDIDISPDRRSPMVITEEEQRTIIQIHENGSSPQ from the exons ATGTTCAGTACAGG ATTAAAACTCATGAGTCGGTACAGGTCCTATTCCCGTTCTCGGTCAAGGTCTAGATCTCGGTCTCCAAGAAGGGATCGTTACAGTTCAGGCGGGGGGCGTCGAAACTCTCGGCATTCTCGGTCCAGAAGCCCAGATGAGGGTTATAGGGTGTATGTCGGCGATCTAGGAATAGATTGTtcaaagaaagaaatagaaaaaGCCTTTTCAAAGTATGGTCGATTAAGTGAAGTATGGGTTGCAAGAAATCCACCATGCTTTGCTTTTATTGTTTTTGACAAGAGAGATGATGCTGAAGAAGCTGTGAGAGACATGGATGGAAG GCTACTATGTGGTGGCAGGGTCAGAGTAAGTCTTGCACGACCTCGTACTCGTGGTCGGGGTCGTAGAGGCTATGATCCAAATCTACGTTGTTATCAGTGTGGTGAGCGAGGGCATTTCTCTCGTGATTGCCGTTCTCGTAGACG ACCATGGCCAGGAAGAACACGGGAAGTAAGAAACAG CTGGTCACGTTCACGATCTAGAGATCGGCACAGAAGGTCTCGCAGTAGAAGTCGTAGCAGAAGTAGAAGCAGGGACAG GCGGAGGAGTAGGAAGAGTTACAGTAAAGAAAG GAATGTATCACGCAGTAAATCCAGATCCAGGTCTCGTTCACGAACACCAAGATCTCCTATAGCAAGGAAAAG cagaaccagtgacatagacatgcattgtcatgatgtagaacgaccagg AAGCAGGTCTCGGTCCTTCAAAAGTTCAAGCAAGAGTCCACGAAAGAGAAG GAGTGAATCCGATTCGCCACGAAGAGACATTGACATCAGTCCTGATAGAAG ATCCCCTATGGTGATTACCGAAGAAGAACAACGAAcaattatacaaatacatgAAAACGGTTCTTCACCTCAATAA
- the LOC144448330 gene encoding uncharacterized protein LOC144448330 isoform X1, which translates to MFSTGLKLMSRYRSYSRSRSRSRSRSPRRDRYSSGGGRRNSRHSRSRSPDEGYRVYVGDLGIDCSKKEIEKAFSKYGRLSEVWVARNPPCFAFIVFDKRDDAEEAVRDMDGRLLCGGRVRVSLARPRTRGRGRRGYDPNLRCYQCGERGHFSRDCRSRRRPWPGRTREVRNRVNNISIQSWSRSRSRDRHRRSRSRSRSRSRSRDRRRSRKSYSKERNVSRSKSRSRSRSRTPRSPIARKSRTSDIDMHCHDVERPGSRSRSFKSSSKSPRKRRSESDSPRRDIDISPDRRSPMVITEEEQRTIIQIHENGSSPQ; encoded by the exons ATGTTCAGTACAGG ATTAAAACTCATGAGTCGGTACAGGTCCTATTCCCGTTCTCGGTCAAGGTCTAGATCTCGGTCTCCAAGAAGGGATCGTTACAGTTCAGGCGGGGGGCGTCGAAACTCTCGGCATTCTCGGTCCAGAAGCCCAGATGAGGGTTATAGGGTGTATGTCGGCGATCTAGGAATAGATTGTtcaaagaaagaaatagaaaaaGCCTTTTCAAAGTATGGTCGATTAAGTGAAGTATGGGTTGCAAGAAATCCACCATGCTTTGCTTTTATTGTTTTTGACAAGAGAGATGATGCTGAAGAAGCTGTGAGAGACATGGATGGAAG GCTACTATGTGGTGGCAGGGTCAGAGTAAGTCTTGCACGACCTCGTACTCGTGGTCGGGGTCGTAGAGGCTATGATCCAAATCTACGTTGTTATCAGTGTGGTGAGCGAGGGCATTTCTCTCGTGATTGCCGTTCTCGTAGACG ACCATGGCCAGGAAGAACACGGGAAGTAAGAAACAG AGTAAATAACATCTCAATCCAAAG CTGGTCACGTTCACGATCTAGAGATCGGCACAGAAGGTCTCGCAGTAGAAGTCGTAGCAGAAGTAGAAGCAGGGACAG GCGGAGGAGTAGGAAGAGTTACAGTAAAGAAAG GAATGTATCACGCAGTAAATCCAGATCCAGGTCTCGTTCACGAACACCAAGATCTCCTATAGCAAGGAAAAG cagaaccagtgacatagacatgcattgtcatgatgtagaacgaccagg AAGCAGGTCTCGGTCCTTCAAAAGTTCAAGCAAGAGTCCACGAAAGAGAAG GAGTGAATCCGATTCGCCACGAAGAGACATTGACATCAGTCCTGATAGAAG ATCCCCTATGGTGATTACCGAAGAAGAACAACGAAcaattatacaaatacatgAAAACGGTTCTTCACCTCAATAA
- the LOC144448330 gene encoding uncharacterized protein LOC144448330 isoform X7, whose translation MFSTGLKLMSRYRSYSRSRSRSRSRSPRRDRYSSGGGRRNSRHSRSRSPDEGYRVYVGDLGIDCSKKEIEKAFSKYGRLSEVWVARNPPCFAFIVFDKRDDAEEAVRDMDGRLLCGGRVRVSLARPRTRGRGRRGYDPNLRCYQCGERGHFSRDCRSRRRPWPGRTREVRNRVNNISIQSWSRSRSRDRHRRSRSRSRSRSRSRDRRRSRKSYSKERNVSRSKSRSRSRSRTPRSPIARKRSRSRSFKSSSKSPRKRRSESDSPRRDIDISPDRRFAEMEKTTIIIDSV comes from the exons ATGTTCAGTACAGG ATTAAAACTCATGAGTCGGTACAGGTCCTATTCCCGTTCTCGGTCAAGGTCTAGATCTCGGTCTCCAAGAAGGGATCGTTACAGTTCAGGCGGGGGGCGTCGAAACTCTCGGCATTCTCGGTCCAGAAGCCCAGATGAGGGTTATAGGGTGTATGTCGGCGATCTAGGAATAGATTGTtcaaagaaagaaatagaaaaaGCCTTTTCAAAGTATGGTCGATTAAGTGAAGTATGGGTTGCAAGAAATCCACCATGCTTTGCTTTTATTGTTTTTGACAAGAGAGATGATGCTGAAGAAGCTGTGAGAGACATGGATGGAAG GCTACTATGTGGTGGCAGGGTCAGAGTAAGTCTTGCACGACCTCGTACTCGTGGTCGGGGTCGTAGAGGCTATGATCCAAATCTACGTTGTTATCAGTGTGGTGAGCGAGGGCATTTCTCTCGTGATTGCCGTTCTCGTAGACG ACCATGGCCAGGAAGAACACGGGAAGTAAGAAACAG AGTAAATAACATCTCAATCCAAAG CTGGTCACGTTCACGATCTAGAGATCGGCACAGAAGGTCTCGCAGTAGAAGTCGTAGCAGAAGTAGAAGCAGGGACAG GCGGAGGAGTAGGAAGAGTTACAGTAAAGAAAG GAATGTATCACGCAGTAAATCCAGATCCAGGTCTCGTTCACGAACACCAAGATCTCCTATAGCAAGGAAAAG AAGCAGGTCTCGGTCCTTCAAAAGTTCAAGCAAGAGTCCACGAAAGAGAAG GAGTGAATCCGATTCGCCACGAAGAGACATTGACATCAGTCCTGATAGAAGGTTTGCTGAAATGGAAAAGACTACTATAATCATAGACTCAGTGTGA
- the LOC144448330 gene encoding uncharacterized protein LOC144448330 isoform X4 codes for MFSTGLKLMSRYRSYSRSRSRSRSRSPRRDRYSSGGGRRNSRHSRSRSPDEGYRVYVGDLGIDCSKKEIEKAFSKYGRLSEVWVARNPPCFAFIVFDKRDDAEEAVRDMDGRLLCGGRVRVSLARPRTRGRGRRGYDPNLRCYQCGERGHFSRDCRSRRRPWPGRTREVRNRVNNISIQSWSRSRSRDRHRRSRSRSRSRSRSRDRRRSRKSYSKERNVSRSKSRSRSRSRTPRSPIARKSRTSDIDMHCHDVERPGSRSRSFKSSSKSPRKRRSESDSPRRDIDISPDRRFAEMEKTTIIIDSV; via the exons ATGTTCAGTACAGG ATTAAAACTCATGAGTCGGTACAGGTCCTATTCCCGTTCTCGGTCAAGGTCTAGATCTCGGTCTCCAAGAAGGGATCGTTACAGTTCAGGCGGGGGGCGTCGAAACTCTCGGCATTCTCGGTCCAGAAGCCCAGATGAGGGTTATAGGGTGTATGTCGGCGATCTAGGAATAGATTGTtcaaagaaagaaatagaaaaaGCCTTTTCAAAGTATGGTCGATTAAGTGAAGTATGGGTTGCAAGAAATCCACCATGCTTTGCTTTTATTGTTTTTGACAAGAGAGATGATGCTGAAGAAGCTGTGAGAGACATGGATGGAAG GCTACTATGTGGTGGCAGGGTCAGAGTAAGTCTTGCACGACCTCGTACTCGTGGTCGGGGTCGTAGAGGCTATGATCCAAATCTACGTTGTTATCAGTGTGGTGAGCGAGGGCATTTCTCTCGTGATTGCCGTTCTCGTAGACG ACCATGGCCAGGAAGAACACGGGAAGTAAGAAACAG AGTAAATAACATCTCAATCCAAAG CTGGTCACGTTCACGATCTAGAGATCGGCACAGAAGGTCTCGCAGTAGAAGTCGTAGCAGAAGTAGAAGCAGGGACAG GCGGAGGAGTAGGAAGAGTTACAGTAAAGAAAG GAATGTATCACGCAGTAAATCCAGATCCAGGTCTCGTTCACGAACACCAAGATCTCCTATAGCAAGGAAAAG cagaaccagtgacatagacatgcattgtcatgatgtagaacgaccagg AAGCAGGTCTCGGTCCTTCAAAAGTTCAAGCAAGAGTCCACGAAAGAGAAG GAGTGAATCCGATTCGCCACGAAGAGACATTGACATCAGTCCTGATAGAAGGTTTGCTGAAATGGAAAAGACTACTATAATCATAGACTCAGTGTGA
- the LOC144448380 gene encoding serine/arginine-rich splicing factor 7-like isoform X2, with translation MSHGHFRDGCPLNCKVYVGDLGTNGTRHEIENAFGKYGPLRNVWVARNPPGFAFVEYEDPRDASDSVKALDGRVLCGVRVRVEVSSGKSRWAQWGRPPPRRSFSEERCYECGKQGHFARDCYHARGSRGGGGRRDGGSRDGGSRDGGRYRRRSRAM, from the exons ATGTCTCATGGTCATTTCCGAGATGGGTGCCCTTTGAATTGTAAAGTGTATGTTGGAGATCTGGGAACCAATGGTACTCGTCATGAAATAGAAAATGCATTCGGCAAGTATGGACCTCTACGTAATGTGTGGGTGGCCAGAAACCCTCCAGGTTTTGCATTTGTTGAGTATGAGGATCCCAGAGATGCAAGTGATTCAGTGAAAGCGTTAGATGGACG TGTCCTATGCGGTGTTAGAGTAAGAGTGGAAGTGTCATCTGGTAAGAGTCGATGGGCTCAATGGGGTAGACCACCACCACGTAGATCATTCTCTGAGGAACGCTGCTATGAATGTGGAAAGCAAGGACACTTTGCAAGGGATTGCTACCATGCCAGGGGTAGTCGCGGTGGTGGTGGACGTCGTGACGGTGGTAGTCGTGATGGTGGTAGTCGTGATGGTGGTAGATACAGGCGACGCTCTAG GGCTATGTAA
- the LOC144448380 gene encoding serine/arginine-rich splicing factor 7-like isoform X1 — MSHGHFRDGCPLNCKVYVGDLGTNGTRHEIENAFGKYGPLRNVWVARNPPGFAFVEYEDPRDASDSVKALDGRVLCGVRVRVEVSSGKSRWAQWGRPPPRRSFSEERCYECGKQGHFARDCYHARGSRGGGGRRDGGSRDGGSRDGGRYRRRSRSPYSRSRSHSPYKRSYSSSRSRSRSRSRSRSRYR, encoded by the exons ATGTCTCATGGTCATTTCCGAGATGGGTGCCCTTTGAATTGTAAAGTGTATGTTGGAGATCTGGGAACCAATGGTACTCGTCATGAAATAGAAAATGCATTCGGCAAGTATGGACCTCTACGTAATGTGTGGGTGGCCAGAAACCCTCCAGGTTTTGCATTTGTTGAGTATGAGGATCCCAGAGATGCAAGTGATTCAGTGAAAGCGTTAGATGGACG TGTCCTATGCGGTGTTAGAGTAAGAGTGGAAGTGTCATCTGGTAAGAGTCGATGGGCTCAATGGGGTAGACCACCACCACGTAGATCATTCTCTGAGGAACGCTGCTATGAATGTGGAAAGCAAGGACACTTTGCAAGGGATTGCTACCATGCCAGGGGTAGTCGCGGTGGTGGTGGACGTCGTGACGGTGGTAGTCGTGATGGTGGTAGTCGTGATGGTGGTAGATACAGGCGACGCTCTAG GTCCCCCTATTCAAGATCTCGTTCTCACTCTCCATACAAACGCAGTTATAGCAGCAGTAGAAGTCGCAGCAGGAGCCGAAGCAGAAGCAGAAGCAG ATACCGATAA